The following coding sequences are from one Devosia neptuniae window:
- a CDS encoding VOC family protein — translation MKPSISIITIGVDELERAFAFYRALFEIADEQIGAGEDHVAFFFDDAFSFVLFPREQIAQTAGKDVAVPGTPGFVLSHKADSAEAVDAILDRVLVAGGSVITPGTQSEWGYSAYFEDTEGNVWELMASPPVN, via the coding sequence ATGAAGCCATCGATTTCCATCATCACCATCGGCGTCGACGAGCTGGAGCGCGCCTTCGCCTTCTATCGCGCTCTGTTCGAAATCGCCGATGAGCAGATCGGGGCCGGGGAGGACCATGTCGCCTTCTTCTTCGACGATGCTTTTTCCTTCGTGCTGTTCCCGCGCGAACAGATCGCCCAAACCGCCGGCAAGGATGTCGCCGTCCCCGGCACACCGGGCTTCGTGCTCAGCCACAAGGCCGACAGCGCCGAGGCGGTCGACGCGATCCTGGACCGTGTCCTGGTCGCCGGCGGCTCGGTCATCACCCCCGGCACCCAATCGGAATGGGGCTATTCCGCCTATTTCGAAGACACCGAAGGCAATGTCTGGGAATTGATGGCCTCCCCGCCAGTCAATTGA